One Cellulomonas soli DNA window includes the following coding sequences:
- a CDS encoding ABC transporter ATP-binding protein: MLRLDGITRAFDGRRVLDDVSFQVASGRLTGFVGGNGAGKTTTMRIVLGVLAADAGTVTLDGHELGAGQRRDFGYMPEERGLYPKMKVAEQLTYLARLHGYERRTADARVRDLLGRLGLEARADDPLESLSLGNQQRAQIAAALVHEPRVLVLDEPFSGLDPLAVDVVLGVLAEHAATGAPVLFSSHQLDLVERLCDDLVIIAGGRIRATGSRGELQAAHGSTRYELSGADDVGWVRTVPGVDVVEFDGGSVLFGSTPEVAQEVLRAALARGPVEAFGPVRPSLGEIFREVVVDVPAPRPAVEVAR, encoded by the coding sequence ATGCTGCGGCTCGACGGGATCACACGCGCGTTCGACGGGCGCCGCGTGCTCGACGACGTCTCGTTCCAGGTGGCCTCGGGCCGGCTCACCGGGTTCGTCGGCGGCAACGGCGCCGGCAAGACGACGACGATGCGGATCGTGCTGGGCGTCCTGGCCGCCGACGCCGGGACGGTGACGCTCGACGGCCACGAGCTCGGCGCGGGCCAGCGCCGCGACTTCGGCTACATGCCCGAGGAACGTGGCCTCTACCCGAAGATGAAGGTCGCCGAGCAGCTGACCTACCTGGCCCGGCTGCACGGCTACGAGCGGCGCACGGCCGACGCGCGGGTCCGTGACCTGCTCGGACGCCTCGGTCTCGAGGCGCGTGCGGACGACCCGCTCGAGTCGTTGTCGTTGGGCAACCAGCAGCGGGCGCAGATCGCCGCGGCACTCGTGCACGAACCTCGCGTGCTGGTGCTCGACGAGCCCTTCTCCGGCCTCGACCCGCTCGCCGTCGACGTCGTGCTCGGGGTTCTGGCCGAGCATGCCGCGACCGGGGCGCCCGTGCTGTTCTCGTCCCACCAGCTCGACCTCGTCGAGCGGCTGTGCGACGACCTCGTCATCATCGCGGGCGGACGCATCCGGGCGACCGGGTCGCGCGGTGAGCTGCAGGCCGCGCACGGGTCGACCCGTTACGAGCTGTCAGGGGCGGACGACGTCGGCTGGGTGCGGACCGTTCCCGGCGTGGACGTCGTGGAGTTCGACGGCGGCTCGGTGCTCTTCGGGTCCACGCCCGAGGTCGCGCAGGAGGTGCTCCGGGCGGCGCTGGCCCGCGGCCCGGTCGAGGCGTTCGGCCCGGTGCGACCGAGCCTGGGCGAGATCTTCCGCGAGGTCGTCGTCGACGTCCCCGCACCGCGACCCGCCGTGGAGGTGGCCCGATGA
- a CDS encoding ABC transporter permease — protein MSTSRPASPSAARATLLVAEREVLAQLRTKSFLVSTAVLLLVVLAGIVVSAVMGGSDDGTKVAVVEATRTVVAEADGLEPVLVDDADAARALVEQEEVEAAVLPGDGPTGVSLVALDTAPTDVVAALSVQPQVELLQPADLSEGLRFVVALAFGLVFMMSAVGSGNTIAQNTVQEKQSRIVEILLSAVPARALLAGKVLGNSVVAVGQTAAIAAVSVIGLVVTGQDDLLQVLGAPIVWFVVFFLVGFVLLASMFAASASLVARLEDVGPVLQPVLWLVMVPYFLVVFFNDNPTVMTVMSYVPFSAPVGMPVRLFFGEALWWEPLVSLVVLVASTGLVIALAARIYTGSLLRTGSRVSVRSALRDARG, from the coding sequence ATGAGCACGTCCCGACCCGCCAGCCCGTCCGCCGCGCGGGCGACCCTGCTCGTCGCCGAGCGTGAGGTCCTCGCGCAGCTGCGCACGAAGTCGTTCCTCGTCTCGACCGCGGTTCTGCTGCTCGTGGTGCTCGCCGGCATCGTCGTCAGCGCGGTGATGGGCGGCTCCGACGACGGCACGAAGGTCGCCGTCGTCGAGGCCACGCGCACCGTGGTGGCCGAGGCCGACGGGCTGGAGCCGGTGCTGGTCGACGACGCCGACGCGGCCCGGGCGCTCGTCGAGCAGGAGGAGGTCGAGGCTGCCGTGCTGCCGGGAGACGGGCCGACGGGGGTCAGCCTGGTCGCGCTCGACACCGCACCCACCGATGTCGTCGCCGCGCTGTCCGTGCAGCCGCAGGTCGAGCTGCTGCAGCCGGCCGACCTGAGCGAGGGTCTGCGGTTCGTGGTCGCGCTCGCCTTCGGCCTGGTCTTCATGATGTCGGCCGTCGGCTCGGGCAACACGATCGCGCAGAACACCGTGCAGGAGAAGCAGTCCCGCATCGTGGAGATCCTGCTCTCGGCGGTGCCAGCGCGGGCGCTGCTGGCGGGCAAGGTGCTCGGCAACTCCGTGGTGGCCGTCGGTCAGACCGCCGCGATCGCCGCGGTGTCGGTGATCGGTCTGGTCGTCACCGGGCAGGACGACCTGCTGCAGGTGCTCGGGGCGCCCATCGTGTGGTTCGTGGTGTTCTTCCTCGTCGGGTTCGTGCTGCTGGCCTCGATGTTCGCCGCCAGCGCGTCCCTCGTCGCGCGGCTGGAGGACGTCGGCCCGGTGCTGCAGCCCGTGCTGTGGCTGGTGATGGTGCCGTACTTCCTCGTGGTGTTCTTCAACGACAACCCGACCGTGATGACGGTGATGTCGTACGTGCCGTTCAGTGCCCCGGTCGGCATGCCCGTGCGGCTGTTCTTCGGCGAGGCGCTGTGGTGGGAGCCGCTGGTGTCGCTCGTCGTGCTGGTCGCCTCGACCGGGCTGGTCATCGCACTGGCCGCCCGCATCTACACCGGATCCTTGCTGCGGACAGGGTCGCGTGTGTCGGTGCGCTCGGCGTTGCGGGACGCACGCGGCTGA
- a CDS encoding GNAT family N-acetyltransferase translates to MGPVQDVVVHHAPDRRRYELVAPAADAEVGAAARQVVGFTEYRAYEGGAGPARVFFHTEVDVAFDGRGLASLLVTAALEDTVASGLRIVPVCPYVTAFLRRHHEYDAHLDPVTPEHLAVLP, encoded by the coding sequence GTGGGACCCGTCCAGGACGTCGTCGTGCACCACGCGCCTGACCGTCGCCGCTACGAGCTCGTGGCACCGGCCGCCGACGCCGAGGTCGGTGCTGCGGCGAGGCAGGTCGTCGGCTTCACCGAGTACCGGGCGTACGAGGGCGGTGCGGGCCCGGCCCGGGTGTTCTTCCACACCGAGGTCGATGTCGCGTTCGACGGGCGCGGGCTCGCATCGCTGCTCGTGACGGCCGCGCTGGAGGACACCGTGGCCTCGGGCCTGCGGATCGTGCCGGTGTGCCCGTACGTCACGGCCTTCCTGCGTCGGCACCACGAGTACGACGCGCACCTCGACCCCGTGACACCGGAGCACCTCGCCGTGCTGCCCTGA
- a CDS encoding response regulator — MPEPVRVLLVDDQALVRAGFATILAAHPDVSVVGEAATGADAVSEARRLRPDVVCMDVQMPDMDGLEATRRIVADPEVTAGILILTTFHRDDYLVEALRAGAMGFLLKNSRPAQLVDAVRSVAAGDALLAPEVTRAVIERALVAGPSSARGARVGRAPGGAPDAGTASAAVASLTERELEVLGLVARGLSNDEIAAELVLGRATVKTHVSNVLMKLALRDRVQAVVFAHEHGVITHP; from the coding sequence ATGCCTGAGCCCGTGCGCGTGCTGCTCGTCGACGACCAGGCGCTCGTGCGCGCGGGCTTCGCGACGATCCTGGCGGCCCACCCCGACGTGAGCGTCGTCGGCGAGGCCGCCACCGGGGCGGATGCCGTCAGCGAGGCCCGCCGCCTGCGCCCCGACGTGGTCTGCATGGACGTGCAGATGCCGGACATGGATGGGCTGGAAGCCACCCGGCGGATCGTCGCGGACCCCGAGGTCACCGCCGGGATCCTCATCCTCACCACGTTCCACCGCGACGACTACCTCGTCGAGGCGCTCCGGGCCGGGGCCATGGGGTTCCTGCTGAAGAACTCCCGGCCTGCCCAGCTGGTCGACGCGGTGCGGTCGGTGGCCGCGGGGGACGCGCTGCTGGCGCCTGAGGTCACGCGCGCGGTGATCGAACGCGCGCTCGTCGCGGGGCCGTCGTCGGCTCGTGGCGCTCGGGTGGGGCGCGCCCCGGGTGGTGCGCCCGACGCGGGCACGGCGTCCGCGGCGGTCGCGAGCCTGACCGAGCGTGAGCTCGAGGTGCTCGGCCTCGTCGCGCGGGGCCTGTCCAACGACGAGATCGCGGCCGAGCTGGTCCTGGGTCGCGCCACGGTCAAGACGCACGTGTCGAACGTGCTCATGAAGCTCGCCCTGCGCGACCGTGTGCAGGCCGTGGTGTTCGCCCACGAGCACGGTGTGATCACCCACCCCTGA
- a CDS encoding DUF6412 domain-containing protein produces MAQSDPDAPGRARPRAPGLRLG; encoded by the coding sequence GTGGCGCAGAGCGATCCCGACGCGCCCGGACGTGCCCGGCCCCGGGCACCCGGCCTCCGCCTCGGCTGA
- a CDS encoding sensor histidine kinase codes for MTPPAGPDETRVDPDDPTWVRNPPSPEQRRADALGAGALFVGALLSHVLGRTAGMYDVPASGAVSLAWLAAATLPLAWRRRWPSLVLVLVSSAFVGAVTMQVPETLFLNIVLFTALYSVGAWERTRRRAAVVRALVVAGMLLWLVVSLFQASTDPDVLEQFDDVGAFSPLVAYMLIQLLTNVLYFSGAWWFGDHAWSAARDRARMRRRTRELQAERVRVEAQAVTIERLRLARELHDAVAHHVSVMGVQAAAARMLLDSETGTQQVAAALEQIEDSARDAIDELHGLVGTLREHEGAEDADGTAGPGEPVGSLAVTRLPELVAEVAGSGLTATFRVVGDPAPLPPVVSLNLYRIAQEALTNVRKHAGADATADVRLRYLLDAVELEVADDGNGLRRTALAVLPRRPGDGRVPVGGGFGIVGMHERMAADGGTLTTGPRRSGGFVVRAHVPLRRSSTGTAGAEGTVGPVGTVGPVGPVGTATSPVPQVAPYPAETLQETPDA; via the coding sequence GTGACCCCACCTGCCGGCCCGGACGAGACGCGCGTCGACCCGGACGACCCGACCTGGGTGCGCAACCCCCCGAGCCCGGAGCAGCGCCGGGCGGACGCGCTCGGCGCCGGCGCGTTGTTCGTCGGCGCGCTGCTCAGTCACGTACTGGGTCGCACGGCAGGGATGTACGACGTGCCCGCGAGCGGTGCCGTCTCGCTCGCCTGGCTCGCTGCCGCCACGCTCCCGCTGGCCTGGCGCCGTCGCTGGCCCAGCCTCGTCCTCGTGCTGGTCAGCTCGGCATTCGTGGGTGCGGTCACGATGCAGGTGCCGGAGACGCTCTTCCTCAACATCGTGCTCTTCACCGCTCTGTACAGCGTCGGGGCGTGGGAACGTACGCGACGCCGCGCGGCGGTCGTGCGGGCGCTCGTCGTCGCCGGGATGCTGCTGTGGCTCGTCGTCTCGCTCTTCCAGGCCAGCACCGACCCCGACGTCCTCGAGCAGTTCGACGACGTCGGCGCGTTCTCGCCGCTCGTCGCCTACATGCTCATCCAGCTGCTGACGAACGTCCTCTACTTCTCCGGTGCCTGGTGGTTCGGCGACCACGCCTGGTCGGCCGCACGGGACCGCGCGCGCATGCGCCGCCGCACACGCGAGCTGCAGGCCGAGCGGGTGCGCGTCGAGGCGCAGGCCGTGACCATCGAACGGCTCCGGCTCGCCCGCGAGCTGCACGACGCCGTCGCGCACCACGTCTCGGTCATGGGCGTGCAGGCAGCCGCCGCGCGCATGCTCCTGGACAGCGAGACCGGCACGCAGCAGGTCGCTGCCGCACTCGAGCAGATCGAGGACTCGGCGCGCGACGCCATCGACGAGCTGCACGGCCTGGTCGGCACGCTGCGCGAGCACGAAGGTGCCGAGGATGCCGACGGCACCGCAGGTCCGGGCGAACCCGTGGGCTCGCTGGCCGTGACCCGGCTGCCCGAGCTCGTCGCCGAGGTCGCCGGCAGCGGGCTGACCGCGACCTTCCGGGTGGTGGGCGACCCGGCGCCGCTGCCGCCCGTGGTCTCGCTCAACCTGTACCGGATCGCGCAGGAGGCCCTCACGAACGTGCGCAAGCACGCCGGTGCGGACGCGACCGCCGACGTGCGGCTGCGCTACCTCCTGGACGCCGTCGAGCTCGAGGTCGCCGACGACGGGAACGGCCTGCGTCGCACCGCTCTGGCCGTGCTGCCACGGCGCCCCGGTGACGGACGCGTGCCGGTCGGCGGTGGCTTCGGCATCGTCGGCATGCACGAGCGGATGGCTGCCGACGGGGGCACCCTCACCACCGGTCCGCGCCGGTCGGGAGGGTTCGTCGTCCGGGCCCACGTCCCCCTGCGCCGGAGCTCGACGGGCACCGCGGGCGCTGAGGGCACCGTGGGCCCTGTGGGCACCGTGGGCCCTGTGGGCCCTGTGGGCACTGCGACCAGCCCTGTCCCGCAGGTCGCCCCGTACCCCGCCGAGACCCTGCAGGAGACCCCCGATGCCTGA
- a CDS encoding DUF7507 domain-containing protein, producing the protein MSSPARAVGRRRARSRAVAAGLLLLAAGAVGLSGTAARAAGALYLTETFTGASADPLFTAYGSACLTGAPPGTLAPGAHPLGGCADGNLVSSPPRDAAPFGFLQLTDASTDQSGAVLFDTPIPATQGLTITFEQWQYGTTTATPAPADGIAFFLVDGDAQLTAPGAFGGSLGYAQKRPDGVPTNPIIPGVVGGYLGIGLDVLGNYFGDWEDRSNGCPADQRSPAGSAFRIPERDKITVRGPADPADPTRGYCFLTSTADNLGVPAATSWPSNLPVTLHGLTATVPVGTAPEQAQALLAPDRRTIEVTITPAPDPQVTVAITGADGIRHQVLAFAAPQPVPDSYKFGFSASTGLFTDVHLIRNVVLESVAPAPILTLTKTSGATAPVRAGDTISYSYQVVNTGLAPVQDLVVDDDKIAAVTCERTTLLAVGDAPDNQTTCHGSYVVTDADAAAGSVTNVAFASADGGGALSAPDDLTVLVMGATPTPDPSATAGAPPGATAQPLPATGAAGTVPLLVAGLTLSAFGTLLTVVARRARSRILGAVDPLVGDREPRRRHG; encoded by the coding sequence GTGAGCAGCCCTGCGCGCGCGGTCGGGCGTCGACGCGCCCGCAGCAGGGCGGTGGCGGCAGGCCTCCTGCTCCTCGCGGCCGGCGCGGTCGGGCTGTCCGGCACGGCCGCTCGTGCGGCGGGTGCGCTCTACCTGACCGAGACGTTCACCGGGGCGAGCGCCGACCCGCTGTTCACCGCCTACGGCTCCGCCTGCCTGACCGGTGCACCGCCGGGCACGCTCGCCCCGGGAGCGCACCCGCTCGGCGGGTGCGCGGACGGGAACCTGGTCAGCTCACCCCCGCGTGACGCGGCACCCTTCGGGTTCCTGCAGCTCACCGACGCGTCCACCGACCAGTCCGGCGCGGTGCTGTTCGACACGCCGATCCCGGCGACGCAGGGCCTGACGATCACGTTCGAGCAGTGGCAGTACGGCACGACCACCGCGACGCCTGCGCCCGCGGACGGCATCGCCTTCTTCCTCGTCGACGGCGACGCCCAGCTGACCGCCCCGGGTGCCTTCGGCGGCAGCCTGGGCTACGCGCAGAAGCGCCCCGACGGCGTGCCGACCAACCCGATCATCCCCGGGGTCGTCGGCGGCTACCTCGGCATCGGCCTGGACGTGCTGGGCAACTACTTCGGTGACTGGGAGGACCGCAGCAACGGCTGCCCGGCCGACCAGCGCTCCCCGGCCGGCTCGGCGTTCCGGATCCCCGAGCGCGACAAGATCACCGTGCGCGGACCGGCCGACCCTGCCGACCCCACGCGTGGCTACTGCTTCCTGACCTCGACCGCGGACAACCTCGGCGTCCCGGCAGCGACGAGCTGGCCGTCGAACCTGCCGGTCACGCTGCACGGCCTGACGGCGACCGTGCCCGTGGGCACCGCGCCCGAGCAGGCGCAGGCCTTGCTCGCACCCGACAGGCGGACGATCGAGGTCACCATCACGCCCGCCCCCGACCCGCAGGTGACCGTCGCCATCACCGGTGCCGACGGCATCCGCCACCAGGTGCTGGCGTTCGCCGCGCCGCAACCCGTCCCCGACTCCTACAAGTTCGGATTCTCGGCGTCCACCGGGTTGTTCACCGACGTGCACCTGATCCGCAACGTCGTCCTCGAGTCCGTGGCCCCGGCCCCGATCCTCACGCTGACCAAGACCTCGGGCGCCACCGCGCCCGTGCGCGCGGGCGACACGATCAGCTACTCCTACCAGGTCGTCAACACCGGGCTGGCACCGGTGCAGGACCTCGTGGTCGACGACGACAAGATCGCCGCGGTCACGTGCGAGCGCACGACGCTGCTGGCCGTCGGTGACGCACCCGACAACCAGACCACCTGCCACGGCAGCTACGTGGTCACCGACGCCGACGCAGCGGCGGGGTCGGTCACGAACGTCGCGTTCGCCTCGGCGGACGGCGGAGGTGCCCTGTCCGCGCCCGACGACCTGACGGTGCTCGTGATGGGTGCGACGCCCACCCCGGACCCCTCGGCGACGGCCGGTGCCCCGCCGGGCGCGACCGCGCAACCGCTGCCCGCAACCGGCGCTGCAGGCACCGTCCCGCTCCTGGTGGCCGGCCTGACCCTGTCGGCGTTCGGCACCCTGCTGACGGTCGTCGCCCGTCGCGCCCGCAGTCGTATCCTGGGCGCGGTCGACCCGCTGGTCGGCGACCGGGAACCGAGGAGGCGCCATGGGTGA
- a CDS encoding YidC/Oxa1 family membrane protein insertase, with product MNLYSLPLVAALLDAAYRALMGLTDLLEPAAGAAAAAVAVLLVTVAVRALLIPVGISQARAEQTRARLAPRLAELQRRHRDHPEKLQSATMRLYADEGTTPFAGCLPMLVQMPVLGVIYAVFVHAQIAGHGNALLGRTLAGVPLGSGLVPALGGGTATLATVLVVGAVVLGIALVGELTRRASSPGGRLAAAVAPQSIASAGSQGAAPGPLGGSGVQRALGVLQFMTAAAACFVPLAAGLYLLVTAWWTFGQRLVLRRRYPLPVAGGAAS from the coding sequence ATGAACCTGTACTCCCTGCCGCTTGTCGCGGCACTGCTCGACGCCGCCTACCGCGCCCTCATGGGCCTGACCGACCTGCTCGAACCCGCTGCCGGTGCGGCGGCTGCCGCCGTGGCCGTCCTCCTCGTGACCGTGGCCGTCCGTGCCCTGCTGATCCCCGTCGGCATCTCCCAGGCCCGGGCCGAGCAGACGCGTGCGCGCCTGGCACCCCGGCTGGCCGAGCTGCAGCGCCGCCACCGCGACCACCCCGAGAAGCTGCAGAGCGCGACCATGCGGCTCTACGCGGACGAGGGCACCACCCCGTTCGCCGGCTGCCTGCCCATGCTCGTGCAGATGCCCGTCCTCGGCGTGATCTACGCGGTGTTCGTCCACGCGCAGATCGCGGGGCACGGCAACGCGCTGCTCGGCCGGACGCTCGCCGGTGTGCCGCTCGGGTCAGGCCTGGTCCCTGCGCTCGGTGGGGGCACCGCGACCCTCGCGACGGTGCTCGTGGTCGGTGCGGTCGTGCTGGGGATCGCGCTCGTCGGCGAGCTGACCAGGCGCGCCTCGTCGCCGGGCGGTCGGCTTGCGGCCGCGGTGGCGCCGCAGTCGATCGCGTCCGCCGGGTCGCAGGGTGCCGCGCCCGGCCCCCTCGGGGGGAGCGGGGTGCAGCGGGCGCTCGGCGTCCTGCAGTTCATGACCGCGGCGGCCGCGTGCTTCGTCCCGCTCGCTGCGGGCCTCTACCTGCTGGTCACGGCCTGGTGGACGTTCGGGCAGCGCCTCGTGCTGCGCCGTCGTTACCCGCTCCCGGTCGCCGGCGGCGCGGCGTCGTGA
- a CDS encoding alpha/beta hydrolase, whose amino-acid sequence MSSTTTTDGLTPTGDGPQTPEAGVEGVVPDPAAPVGADATVPEHRTVRHRMRLRARRYLARFSPAGLIGALVLFAAALGPSLTPRSPLFQGAAGGACAVMGYGIGVLVGWVLRRARLQWTPSTVWRRRLWWAGGAVAVVVVIAALVVSDDWQRRLRDVMGMEQPSSAHSLTVLLVALLVALLVLSIGRGLRRTARVVTRLIGRWLPPVAARALAVTLVAVGSVLLLNGTLVAGGKALLSSTYGELDAQTYEDSVQPQQPERSGSPQSLSSWESLGREGRRFVSGGRSTDQLAEVAARTGLDLPVREPIRVYAGLRSGDSLEDTAQVVVDELDRTDAWDREALVVWTTTGTGWVDPSSADALEMLWGGNTAIAAMQYSYLPSWVSFVGDRQTPPDAGKALFEAVRARWEQLPEDSRPKLYVFGISLGSYGSQGAFSGVQDLEQRVDGAVWAGTPGFTPLWQDLTAARDAGSTEVSPVLDGGETVRWGLGLDGAGDIDLWSLGTEWDSPRVVYLQHASDGVIWWSPDLLLERPDWLTEPRGPDVLPDVSWFPVASFWRLSIDLFVAGETPPGHGHNYHVEYADAWAAVATPPGWTDAGTQVLREEIAATESVA is encoded by the coding sequence GTGAGCAGCACGACGACGACCGACGGACTCACGCCGACCGGCGACGGGCCGCAGACGCCGGAGGCCGGGGTCGAGGGCGTGGTCCCGGACCCCGCGGCACCCGTCGGCGCCGACGCGACCGTCCCCGAGCACCGCACGGTGCGCCACCGGATGCGCCTGCGGGCCCGGCGGTACCTGGCACGGTTCTCCCCCGCCGGGCTGATCGGCGCGCTCGTGCTCTTCGCGGCCGCGCTCGGGCCGTCGCTGACCCCACGCAGCCCGCTGTTCCAGGGGGCGGCCGGCGGCGCGTGCGCCGTGATGGGGTACGGCATCGGCGTGCTCGTGGGCTGGGTGCTGCGCCGGGCACGCCTGCAGTGGACGCCGTCGACCGTCTGGCGGCGACGCCTGTGGTGGGCGGGGGGTGCCGTCGCGGTGGTCGTGGTGATCGCGGCGCTCGTCGTGAGCGACGACTGGCAGCGCCGGCTGCGTGACGTCATGGGCATGGAGCAGCCCTCGTCGGCCCACTCGCTGACGGTGCTGCTCGTGGCGCTGCTCGTCGCCCTGCTCGTGCTGAGCATCGGACGAGGGCTGCGGCGGACCGCCAGGGTCGTCACCCGGCTGATCGGGCGCTGGCTGCCGCCGGTCGCCGCCCGGGCGCTGGCCGTCACGCTGGTCGCCGTCGGGAGCGTGCTGCTGCTCAACGGCACGCTCGTCGCGGGCGGCAAGGCACTGCTGAGCTCGACCTACGGCGAGCTGGACGCGCAGACGTACGAGGACTCGGTGCAGCCGCAGCAGCCCGAACGCAGCGGGTCGCCGCAGTCGCTGTCGTCCTGGGAGTCTCTGGGCCGCGAGGGTCGCCGCTTCGTCTCGGGCGGCCGCAGCACCGACCAGCTGGCCGAGGTGGCCGCCCGCACCGGGCTGGACCTGCCGGTGCGCGAACCGATCCGTGTGTACGCAGGCCTGCGCAGCGGGGACAGCCTGGAGGACACCGCGCAGGTCGTGGTCGACGAGCTCGACCGCACCGACGCCTGGGACCGGGAGGCGCTCGTGGTGTGGACGACCACCGGCACCGGGTGGGTCGACCCGTCCTCGGCCGACGCGCTCGAGATGCTCTGGGGCGGCAACACGGCGATCGCCGCGATGCAGTACTCCTACCTGCCGAGCTGGGTGAGCTTCGTGGGCGACCGCCAGACACCGCCGGACGCCGGCAAGGCGCTCTTCGAGGCCGTGCGCGCGCGCTGGGAGCAGCTGCCCGAGGACTCCCGACCGAAGCTCTACGTGTTCGGCATCTCGTTGGGCAGCTACGGCAGCCAGGGGGCGTTCTCCGGGGTGCAGGACCTCGAGCAGCGGGTCGACGGCGCCGTGTGGGCCGGGACCCCGGGGTTCACCCCGCTGTGGCAGGACCTCACCGCCGCGCGGGACGCTGGCTCGACCGAGGTCTCCCCCGTGCTCGACGGCGGCGAGACGGTCCGCTGGGGGCTCGGGCTCGACGGCGCGGGCGACATCGACCTGTGGAGCCTGGGCACCGAGTGGGACTCGCCACGCGTGGTCTACCTGCAGCACGCGTCCGACGGGGTCATCTGGTGGTCACCCGACCTGCTGCTCGAACGGCCGGACTGGTTGACCGAGCCGCGCGGACCCGACGTGCTGCCGGACGTGTCCTGGTTCCCCGTCGCCAGCTTCTGGCGGTTGTCCATCGACCTGTTCGTGGCCGGCGAGACACCCCCGGGGCACGGGCACAACTACCACGTGGAGTACGCCGACGCCTGGGCCGCGGTCGCGACCCCGCCCGGGTGGACGGACGCCGGCACGCAGGTGCTGCGCGAGGAGATCGCGGCGACCGAGTCGGTCGCCTGA
- a CDS encoding pirin family protein has translation MSTMEQDPGELVCRTGEPCVGIELLEPRDVPLGGPRAMAVRRTLPQRGRSLIGAWCFLDHYGPDDVTGRGMQVPRHPHTGLATVSWLFSGEIEHRDSTGAHAWVRPGEVNLMTAGRGISHQEFSTPGTRLLHGVQLWLALPDATRHVAPSFEHHRPEPVVGDGYRLQVFLGSAAGSTSPVRTHSPVVAAQVDLTAGAQLELAVDPRFEHGLLLDAGGLTVDGHAVPVDHLAYVPTGHDRIRLQAGDGPVRALLIGGEPLGEQIVMWWNFVGRSHEEVVAYRAAWQAEIGAEPAPIGSQEQAPRFGPFAEGTPPPLPAPVLPALRMRPRG, from the coding sequence ATGAGCACGATGGAGCAGGACCCGGGCGAGCTGGTGTGCCGCACGGGTGAGCCGTGCGTGGGCATCGAGCTGCTCGAGCCGCGTGACGTGCCGCTCGGCGGCCCGCGTGCGATGGCGGTGCGGCGCACGCTCCCGCAGCGCGGGCGCAGCCTCATCGGCGCCTGGTGCTTCCTCGACCACTACGGACCCGACGACGTCACCGGCCGCGGCATGCAGGTGCCCCGGCACCCGCACACCGGGCTGGCGACCGTCAGCTGGCTGTTCAGCGGCGAGATCGAGCACCGGGACTCCACCGGTGCGCACGCGTGGGTGCGGCCGGGCGAGGTGAACCTCATGACGGCCGGACGCGGCATCTCGCACCAGGAGTTCTCCACGCCCGGCACGCGGCTGCTGCACGGCGTCCAGCTGTGGCTCGCGCTGCCCGATGCGACGCGGCACGTCGCACCCTCGTTCGAGCACCACCGCCCGGAGCCGGTCGTCGGTGACGGGTACCGGCTGCAGGTGTTCCTCGGCTCGGCGGCGGGGTCGACCTCGCCCGTCCGGACGCACTCGCCGGTCGTCGCCGCACAGGTCGACCTGACCGCCGGGGCGCAGCTCGAGCTGGCGGTCGACCCGCGGTTCGAGCACGGCCTGCTGCTCGATGCGGGGGGGCTGACGGTCGACGGTCACGCGGTGCCCGTCGACCATCTCGCGTACGTGCCCACCGGCCACGATCGCATCCGGCTGCAGGCGGGAGACGGGCCGGTGCGCGCCCTGCTGATCGGCGGCGAGCCGCTCGGTGAGCAGATCGTCATGTGGTGGAACTTCGTCGGGCGAAGCCACGAGGAGGTCGTCGCGTACCGCGCGGCCTGGCAGGCGGAGATCGGCGCCGAGCCCGCGCCGATCGGGTCGCAGGAGCAGGCGCCCCGGTTCGGGCCCTTCGCCGAGGGCACGCCGCCGCCGCTGCCGGCGCCCGTGCTGCCCGCGCTGCGGATGCGTCCGCGAGGGTGA
- a CDS encoding XRE family transcriptional regulator yields MPEDDLASVLDAVAPRLRALRRRRGLTLAEVAEATGISVSTLSRLESGGRKPALDLLLPLARHYRVPLDDLVGAPATGDPRIHPRPVRRHGHVIIPLSREGADPQAFKQVLPGRDPRDPTDRPRQRTHEGSDWMYVLHGRVLLLLGDEEVVLEAGEAAEFDTRTPHAFLSAGPEVAEVLGLFSKDGQQVHVRG; encoded by the coding sequence ATGCCTGAGGACGATCTGGCGTCGGTGCTGGACGCCGTCGCCCCCCGGCTACGCGCGCTGCGCCGCCGCCGCGGGCTCACGCTCGCCGAGGTGGCGGAGGCCACGGGCATCTCGGTGAGCACGCTGTCGCGGTTGGAGTCCGGCGGTCGCAAGCCCGCGCTCGACCTGCTCCTGCCGCTCGCGCGGCACTACCGCGTCCCGCTCGACGACCTTGTCGGTGCACCGGCCACGGGAGACCCACGGATCCATCCGCGTCCGGTCCGGCGGCACGGGCACGTCATCATCCCGCTGAGCCGCGAGGGCGCCGATCCGCAGGCGTTCAAACAGGTCCTGCCGGGCCGCGACCCGCGCGACCCGACGGACCGCCCCCGGCAGCGCACGCACGAGGGCAGCGACTGGATGTACGTGCTGCACGGCAGGGTGCTGCTGCTCCTCGGCGACGAGGAGGTGGTGCTCGAGGCCGGTGAGGCGGCCGAGTTCGACACCCGCACGCCGCACGCGTTCCTGAGTGCGGGACCCGAGGTGGCCGAGGTCCTCGGGCTGTTCAGCAAGGACGGGCAGCAGGTGCACGTCCGCGGCTGA